From a single Micromonospora carbonacea genomic region:
- a CDS encoding anthranilate synthase component I: MTDGVVSPDQATFADLAARWRVVPVTRRLLADAETPVGVYRKLAGGPGTFLLESAEQGAGSAGMAWSRYSFIGVRSSATLTERDGAACWTGQPPAGLPAGGDPVRVLRETVEALAGPAWDPDSGMPPLTGGMVGYLGYDLVRRFERLPELTEDDLGLPELGMMLATDLVVLDHYDGSAILIANAVLPPADEPGRDALVAAAYHHAVGRLDAMTTALSRPIPPMISTVDRPAVADVVSRTDPGGYPKAVEAAKEAIRAGECFQIVLAQRFERPTDADPLDVYRVLRTTNPSPYMYLLRFDGFDVVGSSPEAHLKVNAGPDGRRRALLHPIAGTRPRGGTPDADARLAAELLADPKERSEHVMLVDLGRNDLGRVCRPGTVEVPEFATIERYSHVMHIVSTVVGELRPEQTAFDALAATFPAGTLSGAPKVRAMEIIEELEPVRRGLYGGTVGYFGFGGDLDMAIAIRTALIRDGRAYVQAGAGVVADSDPAAEDRETRDKAAAVLAAIAAAETLRPAR; the protein is encoded by the coding sequence ATGACCGACGGCGTCGTCAGCCCCGACCAGGCCACCTTCGCCGACCTGGCGGCCCGCTGGCGGGTCGTCCCGGTCACCCGGCGGCTGCTCGCCGACGCGGAGACCCCGGTGGGCGTCTACCGCAAGCTGGCCGGCGGCCCGGGCACGTTCCTGCTGGAGTCCGCCGAGCAGGGGGCCGGCTCGGCGGGGATGGCCTGGTCGCGGTACTCGTTCATCGGGGTGCGCAGCAGCGCCACCCTCACCGAGCGCGACGGCGCGGCGTGCTGGACCGGCCAGCCGCCGGCCGGGCTGCCCGCCGGCGGCGACCCGGTGCGGGTGCTGCGCGAGACCGTCGAGGCCCTCGCCGGCCCGGCCTGGGACCCGGACAGCGGCATGCCGCCGCTGACCGGCGGCATGGTCGGCTACCTGGGATACGACCTGGTCCGCCGCTTCGAGCGGCTGCCGGAGCTGACCGAGGACGACCTCGGCCTGCCCGAGCTGGGCATGATGCTCGCCACCGACCTGGTGGTCCTCGACCACTACGACGGCTCGGCGATCCTGATCGCCAACGCGGTGCTGCCCCCGGCCGACGAGCCGGGCCGGGACGCCCTGGTCGCCGCGGCCTACCACCACGCGGTGGGGCGGCTGGACGCGATGACCACGGCGCTGTCCCGGCCCATCCCGCCGATGATCTCCACGGTCGACCGGCCGGCCGTCGCCGATGTGGTCAGCCGCACCGACCCGGGCGGCTACCCGAAGGCCGTCGAGGCGGCCAAGGAGGCGATCCGGGCCGGGGAGTGCTTCCAGATCGTGCTGGCCCAGCGCTTCGAGCGGCCCACCGACGCCGACCCGCTGGACGTCTACCGGGTGCTGCGCACCACCAACCCGAGCCCGTACATGTACCTGCTGCGCTTCGACGGCTTCGACGTCGTCGGCTCGTCGCCGGAGGCGCACCTGAAGGTCAACGCCGGCCCCGACGGTCGACGCCGCGCGCTGCTGCACCCGATCGCCGGCACCCGCCCGCGCGGCGGCACGCCGGACGCCGACGCCCGGCTCGCCGCCGAGCTGCTCGCCGACCCGAAGGAGCGCTCCGAGCACGTCATGCTTGTCGACCTGGGTCGCAACGACCTGGGCCGGGTCTGCCGGCCGGGCACGGTGGAGGTGCCGGAGTTCGCCACCATCGAGCGCTACAGCCACGTCATGCACATCGTCTCGACCGTGGTCGGCGAGCTGCGTCCGGAGCAGACGGCGTTCGACGCGCTGGCCGCGACCTTCCCCGCCGGAACCCTGTCCGGCGCGCCGAAGGTCCGGGCCATGGAGATCATCGAGGAGCTGGAGCCGGTCCGGCGCGGCCTCTACGGCGGCACGGTCGGCTACTTCGGCTTCGGCGGGGACCTGGACATGGCGATCGCCATCCGCACCGCGCTGATCCGCGACGGCCGCGCGTACGTGCAGGCCGGCGCGGGGGTGGTGGCCGACTCCGACCCGGCCGCCGAGGACCGGGAGACCCGCGACAAGGCCGCCGCCGTGCTCGCCGCCATCGCCGCCGCCGAGACGCTGCGGCCCGCCCGGTGA
- the hisI gene encoding phosphoribosyl-AMP cyclohydrolase translates to MPVPDAPVTGANARKTPAATPGPARPSRLDPAVAARLRRTPDGLVAAVVRQHDTGEVLMVAWMDDEALHRTLTTGLATYWSRSRQEYWVKGATSGHLQHVRSVALDCDGDALLVSVDQVGAACHTGERTCFFTELPVTTSGGPA, encoded by the coding sequence GTGCCCGTACCTGACGCGCCGGTGACCGGCGCCAACGCCCGCAAGACCCCGGCGGCGACCCCCGGCCCGGCCCGCCCGTCCCGGCTTGACCCGGCCGTCGCCGCGCGGCTGCGCCGCACCCCCGACGGCCTGGTGGCCGCCGTGGTGCGCCAGCACGACACGGGCGAGGTGCTGATGGTCGCCTGGATGGACGACGAGGCGCTGCACCGCACCCTCACCACCGGGCTGGCGACCTACTGGTCGCGCAGCCGGCAGGAATACTGGGTCAAGGGGGCCACCTCCGGCCACCTCCAGCACGTCCGCTCGGTCGCGCTGGACTGCGACGGCGACGCGCTGCTGGTCAGCGTCGACCAGGTCGGCGCGGCCTGCCACACCGGCGAGCGCACCTGCTTCTTCACCGAGCTGCCGGTCACCACCAGCGGGGGGCCCGCATGA
- a CDS encoding ABC transporter ATP-binding protein translates to MSVVEAEQPAENTWRTLRRGLALSPELRTGLAGTLALALVYMVGRVAVPVAVQQGIDEGIVGGLDLGVVWTVVAATAAVLVVTTTCGYLMMRRLFTVSETALANVRTRAFRHVHDLSMLHQQSERRGSLVSRVTSDVDQITQFLQWGGVILIVNLGQLAVTTAVMLAYSWQLTLVVLAAFAPAVLVIRQLQRRLGGAYGVVRQRMGTLLGTIGESVVGAPVIRAYGISGRTARRLDAAIEGQQRAQQRAIRISIMGSSVGELAAGLALAGVVVLGVLLGADGTLSIGQLTAFLFLVTLFIQPVQIATEVLNEAQNAIAGWRRVLDVLDVAPDVADPGEQGRDLPSGPLDIRFAGVGFAYPGGPPVLHDVTLDIAAKSRVAVVGETGSGKTTFAKLLTRLMDPTDGAVLLSGVPLTEVRFASLRSRVVMVPQDGFLFDATVGHNVRFARPELTDAELTAAFTELGLADWLAGLPAGLDTPVGERGEALSVGERQLVALARAYVADPDLLVLDEATSAVDPATEVRLQRTLDAVTRGRTTLAIAHRLSTAEAADEVIVVDRGRIVQRGPHEELIRDPDSVYGLLHASWLEQTR, encoded by the coding sequence GTGAGTGTGGTGGAGGCCGAGCAACCGGCGGAGAACACCTGGCGCACGCTGCGGCGGGGCCTGGCCCTCTCGCCCGAGCTGCGCACCGGCCTGGCCGGCACCCTCGCGCTGGCGCTGGTCTACATGGTGGGCCGGGTCGCCGTGCCGGTGGCCGTGCAGCAGGGCATCGACGAGGGCATCGTCGGCGGGCTCGACCTGGGCGTGGTGTGGACCGTCGTCGCGGCGACCGCCGCCGTGCTGGTGGTGACCACCACCTGCGGCTACCTGATGATGCGCCGGCTGTTCACGGTCAGCGAGACGGCCCTGGCCAACGTGCGCACCCGGGCGTTCCGGCACGTGCACGACCTGTCGATGCTGCACCAGCAGTCCGAGCGGCGCGGCTCGCTGGTCTCCCGCGTCACCAGCGACGTCGACCAGATCACCCAGTTCCTCCAGTGGGGCGGGGTGATCCTCATCGTCAACCTCGGTCAGCTCGCGGTGACGACGGCCGTCATGCTCGCGTACTCCTGGCAGTTGACCCTCGTGGTGCTCGCCGCGTTCGCGCCGGCGGTGCTGGTGATCCGGCAGCTCCAGCGCCGCCTCGGCGGGGCCTACGGGGTGGTCCGGCAGCGGATGGGCACCCTGCTCGGCACGATCGGCGAGAGCGTGGTCGGGGCGCCGGTGATCCGGGCGTACGGGATCTCCGGGCGGACCGCCCGGCGGCTCGACGCGGCGATCGAGGGGCAGCAGCGGGCCCAGCAGCGGGCCATCCGGATCAGCATCATGGGCAGCTCGGTGGGGGAGCTGGCCGCCGGGCTGGCGCTGGCCGGCGTCGTGGTGCTCGGGGTGCTGCTCGGCGCGGACGGCACCCTGTCGATCGGGCAGCTCACCGCGTTCCTGTTCCTGGTGACCCTGTTCATCCAGCCGGTGCAGATCGCCACCGAGGTGCTCAACGAGGCGCAGAACGCGATCGCCGGCTGGCGGCGGGTGCTCGACGTGCTCGACGTCGCCCCGGACGTGGCCGACCCCGGCGAGCAGGGGCGGGACCTGCCGTCGGGGCCTCTGGACATCCGCTTCGCCGGGGTCGGTTTCGCCTACCCGGGCGGGCCGCCGGTGCTGCACGACGTGACCCTGGACATCGCGGCGAAGAGCCGGGTCGCCGTGGTGGGCGAGACCGGCAGCGGCAAGACCACGTTCGCGAAGCTGCTCACCCGCCTGATGGACCCGACCGACGGGGCGGTGCTGCTCTCCGGTGTGCCGCTGACCGAGGTCCGGTTCGCCTCGCTGCGTTCCCGGGTGGTGATGGTGCCGCAGGACGGCTTCCTGTTCGACGCCACCGTCGGGCACAACGTCCGCTTCGCCCGGCCGGAACTGACCGACGCGGAGCTGACGGCCGCGTTCACCGAGCTGGGGCTGGCCGACTGGCTGGCCGGGCTGCCGGCGGGGCTGGACACCCCGGTCGGCGAGCGGGGCGAGGCGCTGAGCGTGGGGGAGCGGCAGCTCGTGGCGCTGGCGCGGGCGTACGTGGCGGATCCCGACCTGCTGGTGCTCGACGAGGCGACCAGCGCGGTGGACCCGGCGACCGAGGTGCGCCTCCAGCGCACCCTGGACGCGGTGACCCGGGGCCGGACCACCCTCGCGATCGCCCACCGGCTCTCCACCGCCGAGGCCGCCGACGAGGTGATCGTGGTGGACCGGGGCCGGATCGTGCAGCGCGGGCCGCACGAGGAGCTGATCCGCGACCCGGACTCGGTCTACGGCCTGCTGCACGCCTCCTGGCTGGAGCAGACCCGCTGA
- the trpB gene encoding tryptophan synthase subunit beta, with protein sequence MSATEPAPAGQLPDAAGHFGRFGGRFVPEALVAALDELDAAYRKAMSDESFRAEFDALLRDYAGTPSLLYPAHRFSAQIGARVLLKREDLNHTGAHKVRNVLGQALLTKRMGKRRVIAETGAGQHGVATATAAALFDLECVVYMGEVDTERQALNVARMRMLGATVVPVTTGSRTLKDAMNEAMRDWVANVDETHYLIGTAAGPHPFPELVRDFVRGIGVEARAQCLESTGALPDAVAACVGGGSNALGIFHAFVPDEGVRLYGFEAGGEGVDTDRHAASITGGTSGVLHGARTYVLQNADGQTIESHSISAGLDYPGVGPEHAWLHDSGRANYLPVTDAEAMAAFELLCRTEGIIPAIESAHALAGARKIAPGLAAELGREPVILVNLSGRGDKDVHTAGEYFGILDKEQ encoded by the coding sequence ATGAGCGCCACCGAACCGGCCCCGGCCGGTCAGCTCCCCGACGCCGCCGGTCACTTCGGCCGGTTCGGCGGCCGGTTCGTCCCGGAGGCGCTCGTCGCGGCGCTCGACGAGCTCGACGCCGCCTACCGCAAGGCGATGTCCGACGAGTCGTTCCGCGCCGAGTTCGACGCGCTGCTGCGCGACTACGCGGGCACCCCCTCGCTGCTCTACCCGGCGCACCGGTTCTCCGCCCAGATCGGCGCGCGGGTGCTGCTCAAGCGCGAGGACCTCAACCACACCGGCGCCCACAAGGTGCGCAACGTCCTCGGCCAGGCGCTGCTGACCAAGCGGATGGGCAAGCGGCGGGTGATCGCCGAGACCGGCGCCGGCCAGCACGGCGTGGCCACCGCGACGGCCGCCGCCCTGTTCGACCTCGAATGCGTGGTCTACATGGGCGAGGTCGACACCGAGCGGCAGGCGCTCAACGTGGCCCGGATGCGGATGCTCGGCGCCACCGTCGTCCCGGTCACCACCGGCTCGCGCACCCTCAAGGACGCGATGAACGAGGCGATGCGGGACTGGGTCGCCAACGTCGACGAGACGCACTACCTGATCGGCACGGCCGCCGGGCCGCACCCGTTCCCCGAGCTGGTCCGGGACTTCGTCCGGGGCATCGGCGTCGAGGCCCGCGCGCAGTGCCTGGAGTCGACCGGCGCGCTGCCCGACGCCGTCGCGGCCTGCGTCGGCGGCGGCTCCAACGCGCTGGGCATCTTCCACGCCTTCGTGCCCGACGAGGGCGTGCGACTCTACGGCTTCGAGGCCGGCGGGGAGGGCGTGGACACCGACCGGCACGCGGCCAGCATCACCGGCGGCACCTCCGGGGTGCTGCACGGCGCGCGCACCTACGTGCTCCAGAACGCCGACGGGCAGACCATCGAGTCGCACTCCATCTCGGCCGGTCTGGACTACCCGGGCGTCGGGCCGGAGCACGCGTGGCTGCACGACAGCGGCCGGGCGAACTACCTGCCGGTGACCGACGCCGAGGCGATGGCCGCGTTCGAGCTGCTCTGCCGCACCGAGGGGATCATCCCGGCGATCGAGAGCGCGCACGCCCTCGCCGGCGCGCGCAAGATCGCCCCGGGGCTCGCCGCCGAGCTGGGCCGGGAGCCGGTCATCCTGGTCAACCTCTCCGGTCGCGGCGACAAGGACGTGCACACCGCCGGCGAATACTTCGGCATCCTCGACAAGGAGCAGTGA
- a CDS encoding TetR/AcrR family transcriptional regulator — translation MATPRRTGRRPGNPGTREAILDAARAAFAERGFDASSIRSIAAAAGVDPALVHHYFGGKDQLFLAAMGAPLDPGELLPRVLAGDPDGVGERLVRTFLGVWDSPAGVAAVALLRSAVSNEWTARLLREFLVTQVLRRILQHLDVDPAELPLRGSLVASQLVGLALMRHVVRLEPVASAPAETLVAAVGPTVQRYLRGGLG, via the coding sequence ATGGCGACGCCGCGACGCACCGGCCGGCGGCCCGGCAACCCGGGCACCCGCGAGGCGATCCTCGACGCGGCGCGCGCCGCGTTCGCCGAGCGGGGCTTCGACGCGTCCTCGATCCGGTCGATCGCCGCCGCGGCCGGGGTCGACCCGGCGCTGGTGCACCACTACTTCGGCGGCAAGGACCAGCTCTTCCTGGCCGCGATGGGCGCCCCGCTCGACCCGGGCGAGCTGCTGCCCCGGGTGCTGGCCGGCGACCCCGACGGCGTCGGCGAGCGGCTGGTGCGCACCTTCCTCGGCGTCTGGGACTCCCCGGCCGGCGTCGCCGCGGTGGCCCTGCTGCGCTCGGCCGTGAGCAACGAGTGGACGGCCCGGCTGCTGCGGGAGTTCCTGGTCACCCAGGTGCTGCGCCGGATCCTCCAGCACCTCGACGTCGACCCGGCCGAGCTGCCGCTGCGCGGGTCGCTGGTGGCCAGCCAGCTGGTCGGGCTGGCCCTCATGCGGCACGTCGTGCGGCTGGAGCCGGTCGCCTCCGCCCCGGCGGAGACCCTGGTCGCGGCGGTGGGCCCCACCGTCCAGCGCTACCTGCGCGGGGGGCTGGGGTAA
- the trpC gene encoding indole-3-glycerol phosphate synthase TrpC, producing the protein MTAEHAHAEGDGAGPAASGSVLDEILAGVREDVARRQEQVPLERIRELAAAAPPPLDAYAALRRPGVAVIAEVKRSSPSKGQIAEIADPAVLAADYAAGGARVISVLTEGRWFGGSLDDLAAVRAAVRVPVLRKDFVVSSYQVHEARAHGADLVLLIVAALEQNALVGLLERIESLGMCALVEVHTEEEADRAMEAGAQVIGVNARDLRTLEVDRSVFERIAPGLPSNVVKIAESGVRGPHDLIRYASAGADAVLVGEGLVTQSSPREAVAALVNAGNHPATPRPAR; encoded by the coding sequence GTGACTGCTGAGCATGCGCACGCGGAGGGGGACGGGGCCGGTCCGGCGGCGTCCGGAAGCGTCCTCGACGAGATCCTGGCCGGCGTCCGCGAGGACGTCGCCCGACGGCAGGAGCAGGTTCCGCTGGAGCGGATCCGTGAGCTCGCCGCCGCCGCGCCGCCACCGCTGGACGCGTACGCGGCCCTGCGCCGACCCGGCGTGGCGGTGATCGCCGAGGTGAAGCGCTCGTCGCCGTCCAAGGGCCAGATCGCCGAGATCGCCGACCCGGCCGTCCTCGCCGCCGACTACGCCGCCGGGGGCGCGCGGGTCATCAGCGTGCTCACCGAGGGGCGCTGGTTCGGCGGCTCGCTGGACGACCTGGCCGCCGTCCGGGCCGCGGTCAGGGTGCCCGTGCTGCGCAAGGACTTCGTCGTCTCCAGCTACCAGGTGCACGAGGCCCGTGCGCACGGCGCGGACCTGGTCCTGCTGATCGTGGCCGCGCTGGAGCAGAACGCGCTGGTCGGGCTGCTGGAGCGGATCGAGTCCCTCGGCATGTGCGCGCTGGTCGAGGTGCACACCGAGGAGGAGGCCGACCGGGCCATGGAGGCCGGCGCGCAGGTGATCGGGGTCAACGCCCGCGACCTGCGTACCCTGGAGGTCGACCGGTCGGTGTTCGAGCGGATCGCCCCCGGCCTGCCCAGCAACGTCGTCAAGATCGCCGAGTCCGGCGTGCGCGGCCCGCACGACCTGATCCGGTACGCCTCGGCCGGTGCCGACGCCGTGCTGGTCGGCGAGGGCCTGGTCACCCAGTCCAGCCCCCGCGAGGCGGTGGCCGCCCTGGTCAACGCCGGCAACCACCCGGCGACGCCCCGCCCGGCGCGCTGA
- a CDS encoding Trp biosynthesis-associated membrane protein → MAAVTGPATGGETSGAGAPAARARRELTYAVLLCLAGAGLALWASTRTWAVELAARPAPLPPVRAARTGAGLLPWLPALAVVGLAGGGAVLATRGVPRRLVGVLLLALGAAVAAGGGYGLVAAFDGTVSRQWPAFCLVGGLLAALGGGLVALRGGGWPAMGARYERPARPGVGPAAAEAAVAGPVAGRRTTEAWDALDRGEDPTAD, encoded by the coding sequence GTGGCCGCGGTGACCGGGCCGGCGACCGGCGGGGAGACCTCCGGGGCCGGCGCGCCGGCCGCGCGGGCGCGCCGCGAGCTGACGTACGCCGTGCTGCTCTGCCTGGCCGGCGCGGGCCTGGCGCTGTGGGCCTCGACCCGGACCTGGGCGGTGGAGTTGGCCGCCCGGCCGGCGCCGCTGCCCCCGGTGCGGGCGGCCCGCACCGGGGCGGGCCTGCTGCCCTGGCTGCCCGCGCTCGCGGTGGTCGGGCTGGCCGGGGGCGGGGCAGTGCTGGCCACCCGGGGGGTGCCGCGCCGGCTGGTCGGCGTCCTGCTGCTGGCGCTCGGCGCGGCCGTGGCTGCCGGCGGCGGCTACGGCCTGGTGGCCGCGTTCGACGGCACGGTGAGCCGGCAGTGGCCGGCGTTCTGCCTGGTCGGTGGCCTGCTCGCCGCCCTCGGCGGCGGCCTCGTCGCGCTGCGCGGCGGGGGCTGGCCGGCGATGGGGGCGCGCTACGAGCGCCCGGCCCGGCCCGGCGTCGGCCCCGCCGCGGCGGAGGCCGCCGTGGCGGGCCCGGTGGCCGGGCGGCGGACCACCGAGGCGTGGGACGCGCTGGACCGGGGCGAGGACCCGACGGCCGATTGA
- the trpA gene encoding tryptophan synthase subunit alpha, with translation MSRIGVAFDKARADGRAVLVGCMPAGFPTVEGSIAAMKAMVSAGVDVIELEIPYSDPVMDGPVIQKASDIALAGGVRTADALRIVEAVAATGAPVVTMTYWNPIEQYGVDAFARDLAAAGGTGLITPDLIPDEADEWLAASDAHGLDRTFLVSPSSTDARLRMTAEHCRGFVYATAIMGVTGARSQTSEAAPILVSRLREVTDLPVGVGLGVGTGAQAGTVAGYADGVIVGSALIRCLLDAPDPAAGLTALRALSAELAEGVRHPQR, from the coding sequence GTGAGCCGCATCGGGGTCGCGTTCGACAAGGCCCGGGCCGACGGGCGGGCCGTGCTGGTGGGCTGCATGCCGGCCGGCTTCCCGACCGTCGAGGGCAGCATCGCGGCCATGAAGGCGATGGTCTCCGCCGGCGTGGACGTCATCGAGCTGGAGATCCCCTACTCCGACCCCGTGATGGACGGCCCGGTCATCCAGAAGGCCAGCGACATCGCCCTGGCCGGCGGCGTGCGCACCGCCGACGCGCTGCGCATCGTCGAGGCGGTCGCGGCCACCGGCGCGCCGGTGGTCACCATGACCTACTGGAACCCCATCGAGCAGTACGGCGTCGACGCGTTCGCCCGGGACCTCGCGGCGGCCGGCGGCACGGGCCTGATCACCCCCGACCTGATCCCCGACGAGGCCGACGAGTGGCTGGCCGCCTCGGACGCGCACGGCCTGGACCGCACCTTCCTGGTCTCCCCGTCGTCGACGGACGCGCGGCTGCGGATGACCGCGGAGCACTGCCGGGGCTTCGTCTACGCCACCGCCATCATGGGCGTCACCGGCGCCCGGTCGCAGACCTCGGAGGCCGCGCCGATCCTGGTCTCCCGGCTGCGCGAGGTGACCGACCTGCCGGTCGGCGTCGGGCTCGGCGTCGGCACGGGCGCGCAGGCCGGCACCGTCGCCGGGTACGCCGACGGCGTGATCGTCGGCAGCGCCCTGATCCGCTGCCTGCTCGACGCGCCCGACCCGGCCGCCGGCCTGACCGCCCTGCGGGCGCTGAGCGCCGAGCTGGCCGAGGGCGTCCGCCACCCGCAGCGCTGA
- a CDS encoding ABC transporter ATP-binding protein yields the protein MDHAIAVRDLVVDRGRRRVLHGVTCAVPRGAVTGLLGPSGSGKTTLMRAVVGVQTVRSGSVTVLGRPAGSPALRSRVGYLTQAPSVYADLTVAENARYFAALHGRGRAEADRAVADVGLAGAAGQLVGALSGGQRSRASLACALVGEPELVVLDEPTVGQDPVLRADLWARFHALAAAGTTLLVSSHVMDEAARCDRLLLIREGRLVADDTPDAVRAAAGVDDLDEAFLRLIRASEAAGDGPAGGTGRAAGEGAAA from the coding sequence ATGGACCATGCGATCGCGGTCCGCGACCTGGTCGTGGACCGGGGCCGACGCCGGGTGCTGCACGGCGTGACCTGCGCGGTGCCGCGCGGGGCCGTCACCGGCCTGCTCGGGCCCAGCGGCAGCGGCAAGACCACCCTCATGCGGGCCGTGGTCGGCGTGCAGACGGTCCGCTCGGGCTCGGTGACCGTCCTCGGCCGGCCGGCGGGTTCCCCCGCGCTGCGCAGCCGGGTCGGCTACCTGACCCAGGCGCCCAGCGTCTACGCCGACCTCACCGTCGCCGAGAACGCCCGTTACTTCGCCGCCCTGCACGGCCGGGGCCGGGCCGAGGCGGACCGGGCCGTGGCCGACGTCGGGCTGGCCGGGGCCGCCGGCCAGCTCGTCGGCGCCCTCTCCGGCGGGCAGCGCAGCCGGGCGTCGCTGGCCTGCGCCCTCGTCGGCGAGCCGGAGCTGGTCGTGCTCGACGAGCCGACGGTCGGGCAGGACCCGGTGCTGCGGGCCGACCTGTGGGCCCGGTTCCACGCCCTCGCCGCCGCCGGGACGACCCTGCTGGTGTCCAGTCACGTGATGGACGAGGCGGCCCGCTGCGACCGGCTGCTGCTGATCCGCGAGGGTCGGCTCGTCGCCGACGACACCCCCGACGCCGTCCGCGCCGCCGCCGGGGTCGACGACCTCGACGAGGCGTTCCTGCGCCTGATCCGGGCCAGCGAGGCGGCCGGCGACGGACCGGCCGGCGGCACCGGGCGGGCGGCCGGCGAGGGGGCGGCGGCGTGA
- a CDS encoding DUF2470 domain-containing protein — MRPTPAETVRTLVAGRLPALVHLAQRPGPFHVRHATDADGRVLLLVGVHSDLAAALPRGEGSDVAVALDVLDLPPAAGAPSLGRAWVSGWAAPLHGDAARQATLDFAEVDPTGDLLDVGTRFRLYRFEVAEARLERPDGLLRIDPVAYAEAEPDPLHPVEPELLTELAVHHGREMAAYVRRQLGLVESGPDGPPRVVRVDRYGLLVSLGRPGARRRARLAFPRPVADHRELARLLHPMLCQHPHSAAPRG; from the coding sequence CTGCGCCCCACGCCCGCCGAGACCGTCCGGACGCTGGTCGCCGGCCGGCTCCCGGCCCTGGTGCACCTGGCCCAGCGGCCCGGCCCGTTCCACGTCCGGCACGCCACCGACGCCGACGGGCGGGTGCTGCTCCTCGTCGGCGTGCACAGCGACCTGGCGGCGGCGCTGCCCCGGGGCGAGGGCTCCGACGTCGCCGTGGCGCTGGACGTGCTCGACCTGCCGCCGGCCGCCGGCGCCCCGTCGCTCGGCCGCGCCTGGGTCTCCGGGTGGGCCGCCCCGCTGCACGGCGACGCGGCCCGCCAGGCCACGCTGGACTTCGCCGAGGTGGACCCGACCGGCGACCTGCTCGACGTGGGCACCCGCTTCCGGCTCTACCGCTTCGAGGTGGCCGAGGCCCGGCTGGAGCGCCCCGACGGGCTGCTGCGGATCGACCCCGTGGCGTACGCCGAGGCGGAGCCGGACCCGCTGCACCCGGTGGAGCCGGAGCTGCTCACCGAGCTGGCCGTGCACCACGGCCGGGAGATGGCCGCGTACGTCCGGCGGCAGCTCGGCCTGGTCGAGTCCGGCCCCGACGGCCCGCCCCGCGTGGTCCGCGTCGACCGGTACGGGCTGCTGGTCTCCCTCGGCCGGCCCGGCGCCCGGCGGCGGGCCCGGCTGGCCTTCCCGCGCCCGGTGGCCGACCACCGGGAGCTCGCCCGGCTGCTGCACCCGATGCTCTGCCAGCACCCGCACTCCGCCGCGCCCCGCGGCTGA
- a CDS encoding ABC transporter permease, with product MNARILAATTGRVLRQLRHDRRTVALLVLVPALLLTLVYYMYADQPTPPGQPSMFDRVALVMLGVFPFVIMFLVTSIAMLRERTSGTLERLLTTPLGRLDLLFGYGIAFGLAAAGQAAIAAGVAYRVFGLTTAGSSALVIAIAVVNAVLGVALGLLCSAFARTEFQAVQFMPVVVIPQLLLCGLFVARDEMAGWLQAVSDALPLSYAVEALQEVGAHAEPTATMWRDLGVVAGAAVLALALAAATLRRRSG from the coding sequence GTGAACGCGCGCATCCTGGCCGCCACCACCGGCCGCGTCCTGCGCCAGCTGCGGCACGACCGGCGCACCGTCGCCCTGCTCGTGCTGGTGCCGGCCCTGCTGCTCACCCTCGTCTACTACATGTACGCCGACCAGCCCACCCCGCCCGGCCAGCCGAGCATGTTCGACCGGGTGGCCCTGGTGATGCTCGGCGTCTTCCCCTTCGTGATCATGTTCCTGGTGACCAGCATCGCGATGCTGCGCGAGCGCACCTCCGGCACCCTGGAGCGGCTGCTCACCACCCCGCTGGGCCGGCTCGACCTGCTCTTCGGCTACGGCATCGCGTTCGGCCTCGCCGCCGCCGGCCAGGCCGCGATCGCCGCCGGGGTGGCCTACCGGGTGTTCGGGCTGACCACCGCCGGCAGCAGCGCCCTGGTGATCGCGATCGCCGTGGTCAACGCGGTCCTCGGCGTCGCCCTCGGCCTGCTCTGCAGCGCCTTCGCGCGCACCGAGTTCCAGGCCGTGCAGTTCATGCCCGTCGTGGTGATCCCCCAGCTGCTGCTGTGCGGGCTGTTCGTCGCCCGCGACGAGATGGCCGGCTGGTTGCAGGCGGTCAGCGACGCGCTCCCCCTGTCGTACGCCGTCGAGGCGTTGCAGGAGGTCGGCGCGCACGCCGAGCCGACGGCCACCATGTGGCGCGACCTCGGGGTGGTGGCCGGGGCGGCGGTGCTGGCGCTGGCGCTGGCCGCGGCCACCCTGCGCCGCCGCAGCGGCTGA